The following are encoded together in the Echeneis naucrates chromosome 9, fEcheNa1.1, whole genome shotgun sequence genome:
- the LOC115048775 gene encoding beta-crystallin B3-like: protein MSEQQSAPEQLAAGKSQGGAGATYKVVLFEFENFQGCKTEFSAECKDVSEKGLEKVGSVIVESGPWVGYDRHGFTGEQFILEKGEYPRWDTWTNSQSSYSLLSLRPLKVDSAEHKLYLFENPGYTGRKMEIVDDDVPSLWGHGFQDRVASVKALNGTWVGYMYPGYRGRQFIFEQGEFKHWNDWEAPAPQIQSVRRVRDMQWHKRGCFTISDPDPAPGPEPDPAPAPPAPPATAGAS, encoded by the exons ATGTCGGAGCAGCAGAGTGCCCCGGAGCAGCTGGCTGCTGGGAAGAGCCAGGGTGGAGCAGGAGCCACATATAAG gtggtgctgtttgagTTTGAGAACTTCCAGGGTTGCAAGACGGAGTTTTCTGCGGAGTGTAAAGATGTGTCAGAGAAGGGACTGGAGAAGGTTGGATCTGTGATAGTTGAGTCAGGGCC ctgggTGGGTTATGATCGACATGGGTTCACAGGGGAGCAGTTCATTCTTGAGAAGGGGGAATATCCACGCTGGGACACCTGGACCAACAGTCAGAGCAGCTACTCTCTCTTGTCTTTAAGGCCACTTAAAGTG GACAGTGCAGAACACAAGCTATATCTGTTCGAGAACCCTGGATATACTGGTAGAAAGATGGAgattgttgatgatgatgttcctAGTTTGTGGGGCCACGGTTTTCAGGATCGTGTAGCGAGTGTCAAGGCACTTAATGGAAC ATGGGTTGGCTATATGTACCCAGGCTACAGAGGCCGCCAGTTCATCTTTGAGCAAGGAGAGTTCAAGCATTGGAATGACTGGGAGGCCCCTGCGCCCCAGATTCAGTCAGTCCGCCGTGTGCGGGACATGCAGTGGCACAAGAGGGGCTGTTTCACCATTTCTGACCCCGATCCTGCTCCCGGGCCTGAGCCTGACCCTGccccagctcctcctgctccccctgCAACAGCTGGAGCCAGCTGA
- the LOC115049455 gene encoding calponin homology domain-containing protein DDB_G0272472 isoform X1 produces the protein MAAQVEVQTGEVGRAVAAGRLHLSPLTDSSNKSLIEIPSINHVITPEPNKPVPGPKPRLTPKPFAVDKNPTIKPILAPKPQTKPRPESTRLAGYNPELPSSPKPEQSGATAKSRPVSSNPNRPTPTSFKNTNKLNTGQTTKPVVQQFKPAPPLDPGDLSKPTPPVPPQRQKPGASNLSYSKSLKTFPAAEWSGSTKKEDDKDKIASSNSETSMTRAKSMGFLLHVGQEEEEKTKPKPETAVPLRSQPKGSRPRPVSAIFLDSSAKTEAPVPAHRWAERRPLSADLTSKFESIGLSLHRKSPKPNTKENSPQETTLLQKRAQEKTPKSIATQSTVGVENPAVSDQSNKKTEELSVKEIDEDKRGASIKSRISLLLDSSSSPGTGATGQGSDLHSPVQLGPENEPAVGVKQLIKQLTVDTPPTQSPIMKPALKPRPLPLDLTKRFSSERSPDLGSVSLTEATDHHEISKDPQQRNEELALTPSNLKRLVDLKDSQEQLQKASTPEEHDGGQTFSTTYKESGASTEIQSVRASLFENIVERHSVLVVDEAQPTDLGILRDSFKRVNSEDEGTLVTATYKEPVSPSSPMCVLHAFDTVQAIEENRALSENVPSAQWENKAMTLRSKHSEENRLAVETTSLAQKEQALVKPEQQPRYLRVGALQRWTGTGIDQNASIQKGMQKESQREGQVAVNEGMWREPEQEEVAAAPKRLKMLQAEEQQKPRATYFALTGQMQEPVSPVDARANVVDTVFPFDDFAARSALGGSQVKILPVRRNPSLEEAYGKTSGDQAEELMRSQMSHRPALDGPTIEEMMDVEKKKDLRMETEKHIAKMKELEKQRQLELEKQAQLEFLRMKDRDMQREFERQRQIAFEKEKQEFEKKQHALERQKQNEIEMQKLQELEREKQRKQERQRQLEQEKRRELERQREIEREKLQERQRQREEERQRQLLEIQKEKQKKDELERIKELERQQLIEFQKQKQKEKERQQIIELEKQRLREKMEREEAEKRKQMALEQEMLRLKEIDKERERQKAMEREHQKEMEREKQRELERQRQLDIERQELENQRLRQQELEKERQRKEEIERRRLLEIEKQKEVEWERHQILEFEKRRLREKMEREEAERLRQIAKQQEAERQRLREKQKKDEQERERLEASSLRPKVVDLDFVLRNGPFSKATPQRSDPATRWKEPSQRIEEPYKPAILDIDAFSSHAQRPASKDLFPVSSIQFVDTGIGAKLQPTAERDARVPSHTLAGFSSPVWTTSPQDPWELRPVETTVGIPVAEPRKHSNQLSPEQLLLRQEERLLTQQGHRSDELLLLAPFLGTESKTGSSAGRVSSSTPAEPIWLLREPQPQESRVEVQSHRRSHGSQELNRMRSRSVSRRSAPSISAVEGSLSRMRSRSAHRERDRHSWVQQKQSVSNGEEGNDSETPVRESDSQYGTWETGLRTDDSLTPATPSSESNVSPSPKKSTPPHTPGDSASPCETDTPDSVLPPSSSDIQPLSFPDNPITLLDTRVLRSRAQLVKKGAPRSRPSRAARQSAARGEGGTTDDWLYQDSTEAKLRESKDSDSDSEEQARGADTSPAVAAQPQRVALFPGMDPSALKDTHSCSQAQLKKRGDSDNQTDGPTLSPSQLSRSPKSPFLPRAARVLPPTGGKENGEEDSPQWLKELKSKKRLSQYENES, from the exons ATGGCTGCTCAGGTGGAGGTTCAGACTGGGGAGGTTGGGAGAGCTGTGGCAGCCGGACGACTTCACCTCAGTCCTTTGACTGACTCCAGCAATAAGAGCCTCATTGAAATACCTTCTATTAACCATGTCATCACTCCAGAACCTAACAAACCTGTCCCAGGACCCAAACCACGACTCACCCCTAAACCTTTTGCTGTGGATAAAAACCCCACAATTAAGCCCATACTTGCCCCTAAACCACAAACCAAGCCCCGACCAGAGTCCACTCGCCTTGCAGGATACAATCCAGAGCTTCCAAGTAGTCCAAAACCAGAGCAATCAGGTGCCACTGCTAAATCCAGACCAGTGTCAAGCAATCCCAATCGCCCTACCCCTACCTCCTTTAAAAATACTAATAAGTTGAACACTGGACAAACAACCAAGCCAGTAGTTCAACAATTTAAACCAGCCCCCCCTCTTGACCCTGGAGACCTCAGCAAGCCTACACCTCCTGTGCCACcgcagaggcagaaacctggtGCATCAAACTTGAGCTATTCCAAAAGCCTTAAAACATTCCCTGCTGCAGAGTGGTCTGGAAGcacaaaaaaggaagatgaCAAAGACAAGATTGCATCCAGCAACAGCGAGACCTCCATGACCAGAGCCAAGTCTATGGGATTTCTTCTACACGTAgggcaggaggaagaagaaaagacaaaacctAAACCCGAGACAGCTGTGCCACTGAGATCCCAGCCCAAAGGCTCTAGGCCCAGACCTGTATCGGCCATATTCCTTGACAGTTCTGCAAAGACAGAGGCACCAGTTCCTGCCCATCGCTGGGCCGAGAGACGACCGCTTTCAGCCGATCTCACGTCAAAGTTTGAGTCAATCGGCCTTTCGCTGCATCGTAAAAGTCCTAAACCTAATACTAAGGAGAACAGTCCACAGGAAACAACACTGCTGCAGAAGAGGGCGCAAGAGAAAACCCCTAAGAGTATTGCAACACAAAGCACTGTTGGTGTGGAAAATCCTGCTGTGTCAGACCAAAGcaacaaaaagacagaagaattGTCTGTGAAAGAGATTGATGAGGATAAGCGTGGGGCTAGCATCAAGTCACGAATCAGCCTCCTGCTAgattcatcctcctctcctggGACTGGTGCCACAGGCCAAGGATCAGATCTTCACTCTCCAGTGCAGCTAGGCCCTGAAAATGAACCTGCAGTGGGTGTTAAACAACTCATCAAGCAGCTGACAGTGGATACACCACCAACTCAGAGTCCCATAATGAAACCGGCACTGAAGCCCCGCCCCTTGCCCCTGGACCTGACTAAAAG GTTTTCGTCCGAGAGGTCGCCTGACCTTGGCAGTGTTTCCCTCACTGAGGCAACAGACCACCATGAAATCAGCAAAGATCCTCAACAGAGG AATGAAGAGTTGGCTCTCACCCCCAGTAATCTCAAGAGGTTGGTGGATTTAAAAGATTCCCAAGAGCAACTCCAAAAGGCCTCCACGCCTGAAGAGCATGACGGAGGCCAGACGTTTAGCACCACATACAAGGAAAGTGGTGCCAGCACCGAAATACAGTCGGTGCGAGCCTCATTGTTTGAAAACATTGTTGAGAGACACAGTGTGCTGGTGGTGGATGAAGCCCAACCTACAGATCTGGGAATCCTCAGGGATTCATTCAAGAGAGTAAATAGTGAGGATGAGGGAACTCTGGTCACTGCCACCTACAAAGAACCTGTATCTCCATCAAGTcctatgtgtgtgttgcatgctTTTGACACCGTGCAAGCCATTGAAGAGAACAGGGCATTGAGTGAGAATGTCCCATCGGCACAGTGGGAGAATAAGGCCATGACACTACGCTCCAAGCACTCAGAGGAGAACAGACTGGCGGTCGAAACGACTAGTTTGGCACAAAAAGAACAAGCTTTGGTGAAGCCAGAACAGCAACCAAGGTATCTGAGAGTTGGAGCTTTGCAGAGGTGGACTGGCACTGGCATAGACCAAAATGCAAGTATACAGAAAGGGATGCAGAAGGAATCGCAAAGGGAAGGACAAGTGGCTGTGAATGAAGGCATGTGGAGAGAGCCAGAGCAGGAGGAAGTGGCTGCAGCACCTAAACGTTTGAAAATGCTGCAGGCAGAAGAACAGCAGAAACCCAGGGCGACCTACTTTGCGTTGACTGgacaaatgcaggagccagtTTCTCCTGTAGATGCAAGAGCAAACGTGGTGGACACTGTTTTTCCCTTTGATGATTTTGCTGCAAGATCTGCACTCGGGGGCTCTCAAGTGAAGATTCTTCCAGTTAGGAGGAATCCATCATTAGAGGAAGCTTATGGAAAAACCTCTGGAGATCAAGCTGAGGAGTTGATGAGAAGCCAGATGTCACACAGACCAGCATTGGATGGACCAACAATAGAGGAAATGATGgatgttgaaaagaaaaaagatttaagaatggagacagaaaaacacatagCTAAAATGAAAGAGCTCGAAAAACAGAGACAGCTTGAGTTAGAGAAACAAGCACAATTAGAATTTCTGCGGATGAAAGACAGAGATATGCAAAGAGAATTTGAACGGCAAAGACAAATAGCCTTTGAAAAGGAGAAACAAGAGTTTGAGAAGAAACAACATGCATTGGAAAGgcagaaacagaatgaaattgaaatgcagaaattgcaagaactggagagagagaaacaaagaaaacaggaaagacaaCGGCAACTTGAGCAAGAAAAACGCAGAGAattggagagacagagagaaatcgAAAGAGAGAAACTGCAGGAGAGGCAAAgacaaagggaggaagaaaggcagagacagctgctggagatccaaaaggagaaacaaaaaaaggatgAGTTGGAGAGGATTAAAGAGTTAGAAAGACAACAACTCATAGAGTttcaaaaacagaagcagaaagaaaaggagaggcaACAGATAATTGAACTGGAGAAGCAGAGACTTAGAGAGAAGATGGAACGAGAGGAggctgagaaaagaaaacagatggcACTAGAACAGGAAATGCTGAGACTGAAAGAGATTGATAAagaaagggaaagacaaaaagcgATGGAGAGGGAGCAtcagaaagagatggagagggaaaagcagagagaactggaaagacaaagacaactaGATATTGAGAGACAGGAATTAGAAAACCAGAGGCTGAGACAACAAGAAttggagaaggagaggcagaggaaggaggagattGAGAGAAGGCGACTCTTAGAgattgaaaagcaaaaagaagtAGAGTGGGAGAGACATCAAATTTTGGAGTTTGAGAAACGCAGACTAAGGGAGAAGATGGAAAGGGAGGAGGCTGAAAGGTTGAGACAGATAGCCAAACAGCAAGAAGCAGAGAGGCAGCGACTAagggagaagcagaagaaagatgaacaggagagagaaaggttgGAGGCATCATCTCTGAGGCCTAAGGTGGTGGATCTGGACTTTGTGCTCAGAAATGGCCCATTTTCCAAGGCCACACCTCAGCGCAGTGACCCTGCAACACGATGGAAGGAGCCATCCCAGAGAATCGAAGAGCCCTACAAACCTGCCATTCTTGACATCGATGCTTTCTCATCTCATGCCCAGCGTCCTGCTAGTAAAgacttgtttcctgtttctagTATTCAGTTTGTAGATACTGGAATTGGAGCAAAGTTACAGCCaacagctgagagagatgcCAGGGTGCCATCTCATACTTTAGCAGGTTTCTCAAGTCCCGTATGGACAACATCTCCTCAGGACCCATGGGAGCTGCGGCCTGTTGAGACGACTGTAGGCATCCCTGTGGCTGAACCCAGAAAACACTCCAACCAACTAAGTCCAGAGCAACTCCTCCTCAGGCAGGAGGAACGGCTCCTGACGCAACAGGGGCACCGGTCTGATGAGCTACTTCTCTTGGCCCCTTTCCTTGGCACAGAATCCAAAACTGGTAGCTCTGCTGGTAGAGTATCCAGCAGTACTCCTGCAGAGCCAATCTGGCTCCTCAGAGAGCCACAGCCTCAGGAAAGCAGGGTAGAGGTGCAGAGTCACAGACGATCACATGGATCCCAG GAGTTGAACAGGATGCGGTCTCGCAGCGTGTCACGGCGATCAGCTCCTTCAATCAGTGCCGTAGAGGGAAGCCTTTCCAGGATGAGGAGTCGCAGCGCTCACAGAGAGCGTGACCGCCACAGCTGG GTGCAACAGAAGCAAAGTGTCAGTAATGGAGAGGAAGGGAATGATTCAGAAACTCCAGTCCGTGAGAGTGACAGTCAGTATGGCACCTGGGAGACAGGACTGCGCACTGATGACAG CCTCACCCCTGCTACTCCCAGCTCAGAGAGCAACGTCAGCCCTTCACCCAAGAAGTccacacctccacacacaccagGTGATTCTGCTTCACCGTGTGAAACTGACACTCCAGATAGcgtccttcctccttcctcatctGACATCCAGCCCCTCTCTTTCCCTGAT AATCCGATCACTTTGTTAGACACCAGGGTTCTCCGCTCCAGAGCCCAGCTGGTTAAGAAAGGAGCTCCGCGGTCACGGCCCAGCAGAGCTGCCCGTCAGAGTGCTGCACGGGGAGAGGGAGGAACCACTGATGACTGGCTTTACCAAGACTCCACAG AGGCAAAATTAAGAGAGAGTAAGGACAGTGACTCGGATTCTGAGGAGCAGGCCAGAGGAGCTGACACCTCTCCAGCTGTTGCTGCACAACCACAGAGAGTCGCCCTGTTCCCTGGGATGGACCCCTCAGCTTTAAAG GATACTCATTCTTGTTCTCAGGCCCAGCTGAAAAAGAGGGGCGACTCTGACAATCAGACAGATGGACCtactctctctccttcccagCTGTCCCGCTCTCCAAAGTCACCCTTTCTCCCACGTGCAGCACGTGTACTGCCCCCAACTGGTGGGAAAGAAAATGG TGAGGAGGACTCACCACAGTGGTTGAAAGAGCTGAAGTCCAAGAAGCGCTTGAGTCAATATGAGAATGAGAGCTAA
- the LOC115049455 gene encoding calponin homology domain-containing protein DDB_G0272472 isoform X2 — protein sequence MAAQVEVQTGEVGRAVAAGRLHLSPLTDSSNKSLIEIPSINHVITPEPNKPVPGPKPRLTPKPFAVDKNPTIKPILAPKPQTKPRPESTRLAGYNPELPSSPKPEQSGATAKSRPVSSNPNRPTPTSFKNTNKLNTGQTTKPVVQQFKPAPPLDPGDLSKPTPPVPPQRQKPGASNLSYSKSLKTFPAAEWSGSTKKEDDKDKIASSNSETSMTRAKSMGFLLHVGQEEEEKTKPKPETAVPLRSQPKGSRPRPVSAIFLDSSAKTEAPVPAHRWAERRPLSADLTSKFESIGLSLHRKSPKPNTKENSPQETTLLQKRAQEKTPKSIATQSTVGVENPAVSDQSNKKTEELSVKEIDEDKRGASIKSRISLLLDSSSSPGTGATGQGSDLHSPVQLGPENEPAVGVKQLIKQLTVDTPPTQSPIMKPALKPRPLPLDLTKRFSSERSPDLGSVSLTEATDHHEISKDPQQRNEELALTPSNLKRLVDLKDSQEQLQKASTPEEHDGGQTFSTTYKESGASTEIQSVRASLFENIVERHSVLVVDEAQPTDLGILRDSFKRVNSEDEGTLVTATYKEPVSPSSPMCVLHAFDTVQAIEENRALSENVPSAQWENKAMTLRSKHSEENRLAVETTSLAQKEQALVKPEQQPRYLRVGALQRWTGTGIDQNASIQKGMQKESQREGQVAVNEGMWREPEQEEVAAAPKRLKMLQAEEQQKPRATYFALTGQMQEPVSPVDARANVVDTVFPFDDFAARSALGGSQVKILPVRRNPSLEEAYGKTSGDQAEELMRSQMSHRPALDGPTIEEMMDVEKKKDLRMETEKHIAKMKELEKQRQLELEKQAQLEFLRMKDRDMQREFERQRQIAFEKEKQEFEKKQHALERQKQNEIEMQKLQELEREKQRKQERQRQLEQEKRRELERQREIEREKLQERQRQREEERQRQLLEIQKEKQKKDELERIKELERQQLIEFQKQKQKEKERQQIIELEKQRLREKMEREEAEKRKQMALEQEMLRLKEIDKERERQKAMEREHQKEMEREKQRELERQRQLDIERQELENQRLRQQELEKERQRKEEIERRRLLEIEKQKEVEWERHQILEFEKRRLREKMEREEAERLRQIAKQQEAERQRLREKQKKDEQERERLEASSLRPKVVDLDFVLRNGPFSKATPQRSDPATRWKEPSQRIEEPYKPAILDIDAFSSHAQRPASKDLFPVSSIQFVDTGIGAKLQPTAERDARVPSHTLAGFSSPVWTTSPQDPWELRPVETTVGIPVAEPRKHSNQLSPEQLLLRQEERLLTQQGHRSDELLLLAPFLGTESKTGSSAGRVSSSTPAEPIWLLREPQPQESRVEVQSHRRSHGSQELNRMRSRSVSRRSAPSISAVEGSLSRMRSRSAHRERDRHSWVQQKQSVSNGEEGNDSETPVRESDSQYGTWETGLRTDDSLTPATPSSESNVSPSPKKSTPPHTPGDSASPCETDTPDSVLPPSSSDIQPLSFPDNPITLLDTRVLRSRAQLVKKGAPRSRPSRAARQSAARGEGGTTDDWLYQDSTEAKLRESKDSDSDSEEQARGADTSPAVAAQPQRVALFPGMDPSALKAQLKKRGDSDNQTDGPTLSPSQLSRSPKSPFLPRAARVLPPTGGKENGEEDSPQWLKELKSKKRLSQYENES from the exons ATGGCTGCTCAGGTGGAGGTTCAGACTGGGGAGGTTGGGAGAGCTGTGGCAGCCGGACGACTTCACCTCAGTCCTTTGACTGACTCCAGCAATAAGAGCCTCATTGAAATACCTTCTATTAACCATGTCATCACTCCAGAACCTAACAAACCTGTCCCAGGACCCAAACCACGACTCACCCCTAAACCTTTTGCTGTGGATAAAAACCCCACAATTAAGCCCATACTTGCCCCTAAACCACAAACCAAGCCCCGACCAGAGTCCACTCGCCTTGCAGGATACAATCCAGAGCTTCCAAGTAGTCCAAAACCAGAGCAATCAGGTGCCACTGCTAAATCCAGACCAGTGTCAAGCAATCCCAATCGCCCTACCCCTACCTCCTTTAAAAATACTAATAAGTTGAACACTGGACAAACAACCAAGCCAGTAGTTCAACAATTTAAACCAGCCCCCCCTCTTGACCCTGGAGACCTCAGCAAGCCTACACCTCCTGTGCCACcgcagaggcagaaacctggtGCATCAAACTTGAGCTATTCCAAAAGCCTTAAAACATTCCCTGCTGCAGAGTGGTCTGGAAGcacaaaaaaggaagatgaCAAAGACAAGATTGCATCCAGCAACAGCGAGACCTCCATGACCAGAGCCAAGTCTATGGGATTTCTTCTACACGTAgggcaggaggaagaagaaaagacaaaacctAAACCCGAGACAGCTGTGCCACTGAGATCCCAGCCCAAAGGCTCTAGGCCCAGACCTGTATCGGCCATATTCCTTGACAGTTCTGCAAAGACAGAGGCACCAGTTCCTGCCCATCGCTGGGCCGAGAGACGACCGCTTTCAGCCGATCTCACGTCAAAGTTTGAGTCAATCGGCCTTTCGCTGCATCGTAAAAGTCCTAAACCTAATACTAAGGAGAACAGTCCACAGGAAACAACACTGCTGCAGAAGAGGGCGCAAGAGAAAACCCCTAAGAGTATTGCAACACAAAGCACTGTTGGTGTGGAAAATCCTGCTGTGTCAGACCAAAGcaacaaaaagacagaagaattGTCTGTGAAAGAGATTGATGAGGATAAGCGTGGGGCTAGCATCAAGTCACGAATCAGCCTCCTGCTAgattcatcctcctctcctggGACTGGTGCCACAGGCCAAGGATCAGATCTTCACTCTCCAGTGCAGCTAGGCCCTGAAAATGAACCTGCAGTGGGTGTTAAACAACTCATCAAGCAGCTGACAGTGGATACACCACCAACTCAGAGTCCCATAATGAAACCGGCACTGAAGCCCCGCCCCTTGCCCCTGGACCTGACTAAAAG GTTTTCGTCCGAGAGGTCGCCTGACCTTGGCAGTGTTTCCCTCACTGAGGCAACAGACCACCATGAAATCAGCAAAGATCCTCAACAGAGG AATGAAGAGTTGGCTCTCACCCCCAGTAATCTCAAGAGGTTGGTGGATTTAAAAGATTCCCAAGAGCAACTCCAAAAGGCCTCCACGCCTGAAGAGCATGACGGAGGCCAGACGTTTAGCACCACATACAAGGAAAGTGGTGCCAGCACCGAAATACAGTCGGTGCGAGCCTCATTGTTTGAAAACATTGTTGAGAGACACAGTGTGCTGGTGGTGGATGAAGCCCAACCTACAGATCTGGGAATCCTCAGGGATTCATTCAAGAGAGTAAATAGTGAGGATGAGGGAACTCTGGTCACTGCCACCTACAAAGAACCTGTATCTCCATCAAGTcctatgtgtgtgttgcatgctTTTGACACCGTGCAAGCCATTGAAGAGAACAGGGCATTGAGTGAGAATGTCCCATCGGCACAGTGGGAGAATAAGGCCATGACACTACGCTCCAAGCACTCAGAGGAGAACAGACTGGCGGTCGAAACGACTAGTTTGGCACAAAAAGAACAAGCTTTGGTGAAGCCAGAACAGCAACCAAGGTATCTGAGAGTTGGAGCTTTGCAGAGGTGGACTGGCACTGGCATAGACCAAAATGCAAGTATACAGAAAGGGATGCAGAAGGAATCGCAAAGGGAAGGACAAGTGGCTGTGAATGAAGGCATGTGGAGAGAGCCAGAGCAGGAGGAAGTGGCTGCAGCACCTAAACGTTTGAAAATGCTGCAGGCAGAAGAACAGCAGAAACCCAGGGCGACCTACTTTGCGTTGACTGgacaaatgcaggagccagtTTCTCCTGTAGATGCAAGAGCAAACGTGGTGGACACTGTTTTTCCCTTTGATGATTTTGCTGCAAGATCTGCACTCGGGGGCTCTCAAGTGAAGATTCTTCCAGTTAGGAGGAATCCATCATTAGAGGAAGCTTATGGAAAAACCTCTGGAGATCAAGCTGAGGAGTTGATGAGAAGCCAGATGTCACACAGACCAGCATTGGATGGACCAACAATAGAGGAAATGATGgatgttgaaaagaaaaaagatttaagaatggagacagaaaaacacatagCTAAAATGAAAGAGCTCGAAAAACAGAGACAGCTTGAGTTAGAGAAACAAGCACAATTAGAATTTCTGCGGATGAAAGACAGAGATATGCAAAGAGAATTTGAACGGCAAAGACAAATAGCCTTTGAAAAGGAGAAACAAGAGTTTGAGAAGAAACAACATGCATTGGAAAGgcagaaacagaatgaaattgaaatgcagaaattgcaagaactggagagagagaaacaaagaaaacaggaaagacaaCGGCAACTTGAGCAAGAAAAACGCAGAGAattggagagacagagagaaatcgAAAGAGAGAAACTGCAGGAGAGGCAAAgacaaagggaggaagaaaggcagagacagctgctggagatccaaaaggagaaacaaaaaaaggatgAGTTGGAGAGGATTAAAGAGTTAGAAAGACAACAACTCATAGAGTttcaaaaacagaagcagaaagaaaaggagaggcaACAGATAATTGAACTGGAGAAGCAGAGACTTAGAGAGAAGATGGAACGAGAGGAggctgagaaaagaaaacagatggcACTAGAACAGGAAATGCTGAGACTGAAAGAGATTGATAAagaaagggaaagacaaaaagcgATGGAGAGGGAGCAtcagaaagagatggagagggaaaagcagagagaactggaaagacaaagacaactaGATATTGAGAGACAGGAATTAGAAAACCAGAGGCTGAGACAACAAGAAttggagaaggagaggcagaggaaggaggagattGAGAGAAGGCGACTCTTAGAgattgaaaagcaaaaagaagtAGAGTGGGAGAGACATCAAATTTTGGAGTTTGAGAAACGCAGACTAAGGGAGAAGATGGAAAGGGAGGAGGCTGAAAGGTTGAGACAGATAGCCAAACAGCAAGAAGCAGAGAGGCAGCGACTAagggagaagcagaagaaagatgaacaggagagagaaaggttgGAGGCATCATCTCTGAGGCCTAAGGTGGTGGATCTGGACTTTGTGCTCAGAAATGGCCCATTTTCCAAGGCCACACCTCAGCGCAGTGACCCTGCAACACGATGGAAGGAGCCATCCCAGAGAATCGAAGAGCCCTACAAACCTGCCATTCTTGACATCGATGCTTTCTCATCTCATGCCCAGCGTCCTGCTAGTAAAgacttgtttcctgtttctagTATTCAGTTTGTAGATACTGGAATTGGAGCAAAGTTACAGCCaacagctgagagagatgcCAGGGTGCCATCTCATACTTTAGCAGGTTTCTCAAGTCCCGTATGGACAACATCTCCTCAGGACCCATGGGAGCTGCGGCCTGTTGAGACGACTGTAGGCATCCCTGTGGCTGAACCCAGAAAACACTCCAACCAACTAAGTCCAGAGCAACTCCTCCTCAGGCAGGAGGAACGGCTCCTGACGCAACAGGGGCACCGGTCTGATGAGCTACTTCTCTTGGCCCCTTTCCTTGGCACAGAATCCAAAACTGGTAGCTCTGCTGGTAGAGTATCCAGCAGTACTCCTGCAGAGCCAATCTGGCTCCTCAGAGAGCCACAGCCTCAGGAAAGCAGGGTAGAGGTGCAGAGTCACAGACGATCACATGGATCCCAG GAGTTGAACAGGATGCGGTCTCGCAGCGTGTCACGGCGATCAGCTCCTTCAATCAGTGCCGTAGAGGGAAGCCTTTCCAGGATGAGGAGTCGCAGCGCTCACAGAGAGCGTGACCGCCACAGCTGG GTGCAACAGAAGCAAAGTGTCAGTAATGGAGAGGAAGGGAATGATTCAGAAACTCCAGTCCGTGAGAGTGACAGTCAGTATGGCACCTGGGAGACAGGACTGCGCACTGATGACAG CCTCACCCCTGCTACTCCCAGCTCAGAGAGCAACGTCAGCCCTTCACCCAAGAAGTccacacctccacacacaccagGTGATTCTGCTTCACCGTGTGAAACTGACACTCCAGATAGcgtccttcctccttcctcatctGACATCCAGCCCCTCTCTTTCCCTGAT AATCCGATCACTTTGTTAGACACCAGGGTTCTCCGCTCCAGAGCCCAGCTGGTTAAGAAAGGAGCTCCGCGGTCACGGCCCAGCAGAGCTGCCCGTCAGAGTGCTGCACGGGGAGAGGGAGGAACCACTGATGACTGGCTTTACCAAGACTCCACAG AGGCAAAATTAAGAGAGAGTAAGGACAGTGACTCGGATTCTGAGGAGCAGGCCAGAGGAGCTGACACCTCTCCAGCTGTTGCTGCACAACCACAGAGAGTCGCCCTGTTCCCTGGGATGGACCCCTCAGCTTTAAAG GCCCAGCTGAAAAAGAGGGGCGACTCTGACAATCAGACAGATGGACCtactctctctccttcccagCTGTCCCGCTCTCCAAAGTCACCCTTTCTCCCACGTGCAGCACGTGTACTGCCCCCAACTGGTGGGAAAGAAAATGG TGAGGAGGACTCACCACAGTGGTTGAAAGAGCTGAAGTCCAAGAAGCGCTTGAGTCAATATGAGAATGAGAGCTAA